One genomic segment of Bradyrhizobium prioriisuperbiae includes these proteins:
- a CDS encoding Tc toxin subunit A, whose translation MKKNSDFMNRLITASTGAAKSSAASKNIAATFSALDYHSVFDIIRGPKNRFVSQARAHAKTDGVAWDVVYDNAVCYALQLHREFLEKELRSPTPVRARPRSGLRGLVDNAPDYPSLFNENWDRFCKAGAFESRSGPAAYLADLYREATEVFEKLESQGASERPRILLEKRRADLAKLIVDEASMNQRLSMLTLVNEILINAIQDYRERTEQGTSKSLYQVFAEKAYPLNFPYNFYHHQVVLGLGRKQVLLGSLMLNTLPAIDLLPKPQRPSTEVFNLMLMMTALSAEQQASLTQPHAFAMFNVTLGEINDTGGWYAPVTSKQTLFIPHHSAANIGFTVLAEQAEGPTQPHYSDTAHGPTLFKLRSNELTLRGQSVLTGGLKRVMRRSQGGQQFFLTCKADEDIPAEPCSARFTILPWRWPVQAEPAIPMPAWALDVTVHIDENNRDNFALTEEQSEFMRQHYGVALQSGRDAALAPIPELLKRTGLNSEQLDQLLARGKFAPVISPNFLPGDALLTDFPDALSAPYQYGAVYLNGGFPEAMDIENVSFDSDRPAWQLVHHSPDRFDCLQRMVRLQRWLDLPFSDIDSLIAASFHAEEIPQGAYKITRNTLRSFGVFREFQQKYGIEIGDFCALLNHIAIHGVGNKTPLFDRIFNTPQLFDQPLILDNSPFSGSVEPPAVLVDMQTWAASEAGTAKKSKSKADGIGKSPEQRAAAAQRIVKQLCHGLGLQATAESYGRVAAETQRLYKKLELNLDVVSSLYRQARLAKLFGLKVGELLDLLNLLGGPDYVDGIVKPRLVASEDVQDTLYILLEIDTAVRWLKESKLSVAALREVLGLDGGGLIDPAGTAQFIQTLAQNIKPTLVTKQTFQHSGLPTDIDWMELLSTGGEPILDHYGLVISLPLSSEETITEQLKEKVEELSLPEQDRERAVSILVSLLHTALLAQENQFAASLNQAFRLPLDLARLVVPWAGRPISEWLHQTLNIADATPDDIPDEYNAGLYSVARHTSLAITYKFSAPMLRLFLSRSGCFGLESPRLNMHSLYLLTRYVAWRDAANVPEEELLSYLETFNPTKNEDAESAWKTLARLLGWTTEAVKAAGAALDIEDSVPRTMAQIDRVMRMQALSIQTGLPAGDLNLLMHLSPESDFADWQRAGESVMASLAH comes from the coding sequence ATGAAAAAAAACTCTGATTTCATGAACCGACTGATCACTGCCAGCACAGGCGCTGCTAAATCCTCTGCAGCGTCCAAGAATATCGCCGCAACTTTCTCAGCCCTCGATTACCACTCCGTGTTCGATATCATTCGCGGCCCCAAGAATCGGTTCGTGTCGCAGGCGCGCGCGCACGCCAAAACCGATGGTGTGGCGTGGGATGTGGTGTACGACAACGCCGTCTGTTACGCGCTTCAGCTGCATCGCGAGTTTCTGGAAAAAGAACTGCGCAGCCCGACGCCGGTGCGGGCCCGGCCGCGCAGCGGTTTGCGGGGGCTGGTGGACAACGCGCCGGATTACCCGAGCCTGTTCAATGAAAACTGGGATCGCTTTTGCAAGGCTGGCGCTTTCGAATCGCGCTCCGGTCCTGCCGCGTATCTGGCCGATCTGTATCGGGAAGCCACGGAGGTTTTCGAGAAGCTGGAATCGCAGGGGGCTTCGGAGCGACCCCGTATTCTGCTGGAGAAGCGTCGGGCGGATCTGGCCAAACTGATCGTCGACGAAGCCAGCATGAACCAGCGTCTGTCGATGCTGACACTGGTCAATGAAATTCTGATCAACGCCATTCAGGATTACCGCGAGCGGACGGAGCAGGGCACCTCCAAATCCCTGTATCAGGTATTTGCCGAAAAAGCCTATCCCCTGAATTTTCCGTATAACTTTTACCATCATCAGGTGGTCCTGGGGCTGGGGCGGAAACAGGTGCTGTTGGGCAGTCTGATGCTCAATACGCTGCCGGCGATCGATCTCCTGCCCAAGCCACAACGTCCCAGTACGGAAGTATTCAACCTCATGCTGATGATGACTGCGTTGAGTGCGGAGCAACAGGCGTCGCTGACACAGCCACATGCCTTTGCGATGTTCAATGTCACACTGGGAGAAATCAATGATACCGGCGGCTGGTATGCGCCGGTGACATCAAAACAAACATTATTTATTCCTCATCACAGCGCGGCCAATATTGGCTTCACGGTACTGGCCGAGCAGGCGGAAGGCCCTACCCAGCCGCACTATAGCGATACAGCCCATGGTCCGACCCTCTTCAAGCTACGATCAAACGAACTTACGCTGCGCGGCCAAAGCGTCCTGACCGGAGGGCTTAAAAGAGTCATGAGACGGTCGCAGGGTGGTCAACAGTTTTTCTTGACCTGCAAAGCTGACGAGGACATTCCGGCCGAGCCTTGTTCCGCTCGTTTTACGATATTGCCTTGGCGCTGGCCCGTCCAAGCGGAGCCCGCTATCCCAATGCCAGCGTGGGCTTTGGACGTGACGGTGCATATTGATGAGAACAATCGCGATAATTTCGCGCTGACCGAGGAGCAGTCGGAATTCATGCGGCAGCACTATGGTGTTGCGCTTCAGAGCGGGCGCGATGCGGCCTTGGCGCCTATCCCCGAGCTGCTGAAACGAACCGGGTTGAACAGCGAGCAGTTGGACCAATTGCTCGCTCGTGGCAAGTTTGCGCCGGTGATTTCCCCCAATTTCCTTCCTGGAGACGCACTGCTTACGGATTTTCCGGATGCCTTGTCCGCTCCCTATCAGTACGGGGCGGTCTATCTCAATGGCGGGTTTCCCGAGGCCATGGATATTGAAAACGTATCCTTCGATAGCGACCGGCCGGCGTGGCAGCTTGTTCACCATTCCCCTGATCGCTTCGATTGCCTCCAGCGTATGGTTCGTTTGCAGCGTTGGCTGGACCTGCCATTTTCTGACATCGACAGTTTGATCGCCGCCAGTTTTCACGCCGAGGAAATTCCCCAGGGCGCGTATAAGATCACACGCAACACACTACGCAGTTTCGGTGTGTTCCGCGAATTCCAGCAAAAGTATGGTATCGAAATCGGCGACTTTTGCGCGTTGCTGAACCACATCGCCATCCATGGGGTCGGCAATAAAACGCCGCTGTTTGACCGAATTTTCAATACACCTCAACTGTTCGACCAGCCCCTCATTCTGGATAACTCGCCCTTCAGTGGCAGTGTCGAGCCGCCGGCGGTTCTGGTCGACATGCAGACCTGGGCCGCAAGCGAAGCAGGGACGGCCAAAAAATCGAAAAGCAAAGCCGACGGTATCGGCAAAAGCCCCGAGCAGCGCGCCGCCGCCGCACAGAGGATCGTCAAGCAGTTGTGTCACGGCCTGGGCTTGCAGGCGACGGCGGAATCCTACGGCCGGGTCGCCGCGGAAACCCAGAGACTCTATAAAAAGCTGGAGTTGAATCTGGATGTGGTTTCTTCCCTGTATCGACAGGCGCGTCTGGCCAAGCTGTTTGGATTGAAAGTTGGAGAGCTGCTCGATTTGCTGAATCTGCTGGGCGGCCCTGATTATGTCGACGGGATCGTCAAACCTCGGCTCGTCGCATCGGAAGACGTGCAGGACACGCTCTACATCCTGCTGGAAATTGACACCGCGGTGCGCTGGTTGAAAGAGAGCAAGTTGTCGGTGGCCGCATTGCGCGAAGTGCTGGGCCTCGATGGCGGTGGACTGATTGACCCTGCCGGCACGGCACAGTTCATTCAGACGTTGGCACAGAACATCAAGCCGACACTCGTGACCAAGCAAACTTTCCAGCATTCCGGTCTTCCTACAGACATTGATTGGATGGAATTATTGAGCACCGGCGGGGAGCCGATCCTCGATCATTATGGTCTGGTGATTTCCCTGCCGTTGTCCTCGGAAGAAACCATCACGGAGCAACTGAAAGAGAAGGTGGAGGAATTATCCCTGCCGGAGCAGGACCGGGAGCGCGCCGTATCGATTCTGGTTTCGCTGCTGCACACCGCGCTGCTGGCCCAGGAAAATCAGTTTGCCGCCAGTTTGAATCAGGCGTTCCGCTTGCCGCTCGATCTGGCGAGGCTGGTGGTGCCATGGGCGGGCAGGCCCATCAGTGAGTGGTTGCATCAAACGCTGAACATTGCCGACGCTACGCCGGACGACATTCCCGATGAGTATAACGCCGGCCTTTACAGTGTCGCTCGTCACACCAGCCTGGCGATCACCTACAAATTCAGCGCGCCGATGCTGCGTCTGTTCCTGAGCCGCAGCGGCTGCTTCGGCCTCGAATCCCCCCGGCTCAACATGCACAGCCTCTATCTGCTGACTCGTTATGTCGCCTGGCGCGATGCGGCCAACGTGCCGGAAGAGGAATTGCTGTCCTACCTCGAAACATTCAATCCCACAAAGAACGAAGATGCCGAATCTGCGTGGAAAACCCTGGCGCGTCTGCTCGGCTGGACGACGGAAGCGGTGAAAGCGGCCGGCGCGGCACTGGACATCGAAGACAGTGTGCCGCGCACGATGGCGCAGATCGACCGGGTGATGCGCATGCAGGCGCTATCGATACAAACCGGGTTGCCCGCCGGCGATCTGAATCTGCTGATGCACTTGTCGCCGGAAAGTGACTTTGCCGATTGGCAGCGGGCCGGCGAATCCGTGATGGCGTCGCTGGCGCACTAA
- a CDS encoding neuraminidase-like domain-containing protein, translated as MTASIQDTLNTTLRDACLAMYLDEVVTNDPTLAELGLTGQLKTPEDLYAFFLIDPLVEPAVETSRGAQAVSSLQQYINGIIMGVEPGYNIPIQPQQLQDWDEMNYRYPLWAANKMLESYPEAYIDPTLRWGKSGYFRELEQTINQTKINADTVGDAVLNYLSRFESVANLKIINGYITSHDMGECVWYFIGKPRTEMSQYYWRSVDMRRHADGSQTLAPGAWSDWEEVELPVVDGARVEEDSIRPVFFNNRLYVVWAEQLEVTEDTQDSLKVPPQTDFPSEVEYGRLGETLLSLKMIYRRYDGTWSTPFTYAEHWLPVDRNALPGPLHTIAFYDVSTVPERLIIGMYSGFRAGSGEGQLSPGTKNSCAFMRNVEIDQNFAVERLFPTEADSMKAETTDANMGLREKYIRAVYHFTLVGSGKFEHPERKQLVAQTSLYEHTEGESSEKAHGSENYQNVRDQIITEVSDIGVDGKVKMRTRVALGGLEVLRLRTASLKLESSMCSVEVELVILQVAGNKLSVAGSYMFQNKYTSVMRGEISFYVEATWESAMLVNRDGSQFIKSIEPGKTVRGDIDGYLKSSQGEMNDFGFFSSSPRVTTTGWLGNPPTSFPEISKYAQVSIRNEANGQTLYSDEVKLPADIVTFENSLPMRKNLSDELLESYYVVELRVYRNDDVQEGSAAKRITVKPGGVKIKNLGGNYGIPPHVASKPDSNIGTAEYLEFIGSQIEKFDTADRKPIRMNTLFVPALINKGNQGLEHLLQWSVQELPEPPMGSETAIGKMDFNGANGLYFWELFFHLPFLASYRLNLEQNHAASERWLKFVFDPAQKDRKGTKPPFWNVRPLLADTEEGAAEGVAASEGRLVDLVLAADDPDTVAAAYPIHYRKAIFLLFVRNMIDRGDLAYRQLTPDSVNEARQWYIRASDALGPTPETTQVSDWTPIALSDLASATNSELRSWSEQLGQSIVSVPLSTPARIPHETSARMRARSSEVHSHYRGRSNSRVFNQRHGVAGQRTVIPREPNPHFRPALNEALTESWGRVATRLYNLRHSLTIDGKPMVLPLFAPPMDPKALLASRNQSGAGGRAAGGGGVTAVPPVRFAVVLSLANRGVDTLIQFGSSVLSYIERKEQAEQTELQQTQLWEMSDFILKAHDLNIEAARHSIEVLKKSRELIVERQQHYTRLYNENISATENAAQSLLTEAKVLQTAGSVSSALAPALRMVPNAYAFGAGAIGGMACGAEASGGAGGSDWGGIPAGIGITLTTLGQVAEISASSSLVTEDYRRRRQEWELQRNLATLELAQLDEQMIDLQLAEQSAKQNRVQVEQEQIRQKAMLTFLTSRFAGVSLYQWMLSQMSALYFQAYDCVLSLCLSADAAWQYETGDYASRFVQPGGWNDTWRGMLVGENLKLNLMKMEAAYIANSERELEITKTVSLKRLLGETEWQTVLDNLQKTSAMRRRGKSADNGKDGKIIFSLNERLFNEDYPGHYLRRIKSMSISLPALVGPYQDVRAMLTQTSSYLIIGPSLEAVESMMTPDATPTEQVKLSLRPGQQIALSTGIDDNGMFVLNFSDERFLPFEYTGAVSSWELEFPRVFDEAQQAMLASLNDVIVHVRYTARYGGDEFKKGVSGLLGDPS; from the coding sequence ATGACCGCATCCATCCAGGACACTCTGAACACGACGCTTCGCGATGCCTGTCTGGCGATGTATCTCGACGAGGTCGTGACCAATGACCCGACCCTCGCCGAGCTTGGGCTCACCGGGCAGCTGAAAACACCCGAGGATTTGTACGCGTTTTTCCTGATCGACCCGCTGGTGGAGCCGGCGGTGGAAACCAGTCGGGGCGCGCAGGCGGTCAGCAGCCTGCAGCAGTACATCAACGGCATCATCATGGGCGTCGAGCCCGGTTACAACATTCCCATTCAGCCGCAACAGCTGCAGGACTGGGATGAAATGAATTACCGGTATCCGCTGTGGGCGGCGAACAAGATGCTGGAATCCTACCCTGAGGCCTATATCGACCCGACCCTGCGCTGGGGCAAGTCCGGCTACTTCCGCGAGCTGGAGCAGACCATTAATCAAACCAAGATCAACGCGGACACCGTGGGCGACGCGGTGCTCAATTATCTGTCGCGTTTCGAAAGCGTGGCCAATCTCAAGATCATCAACGGCTATATCACCAGCCACGATATGGGCGAGTGCGTGTGGTATTTCATCGGCAAGCCGCGCACGGAAATGAGCCAGTATTACTGGCGTTCGGTGGATATGCGGCGCCATGCCGATGGTTCGCAAACGCTGGCACCCGGCGCCTGGAGCGATTGGGAGGAAGTGGAGCTGCCGGTGGTCGACGGCGCGCGGGTGGAGGAGGACAGTATTCGCCCGGTGTTCTTCAACAACCGTCTGTATGTGGTGTGGGCGGAGCAGTTGGAGGTGACTGAAGACACGCAGGATTCACTGAAGGTGCCGCCACAGACAGACTTTCCTTCCGAGGTTGAGTATGGGCGGCTCGGCGAGACACTGTTATCGCTGAAGATGATTTACCGTCGTTATGACGGTACGTGGAGTACGCCGTTTACCTATGCGGAACATTGGCTGCCGGTGGATCGGAATGCGTTGCCGGGGCCGCTGCATACGATTGCGTTTTATGATGTGAGCACTGTTCCTGAGCGATTGATTATCGGCATGTATAGCGGGTTCAGAGCGGGTTCGGGAGAGGGACAGTTAAGCCCAGGCACCAAAAACAGCTGTGCCTTCATGCGTAATGTCGAGATCGATCAGAACTTCGCGGTTGAGCGTCTTTTTCCCACGGAAGCCGACAGCATGAAGGCCGAAACCACCGACGCCAATATGGGGTTGAGGGAAAAATATATTCGCGCGGTTTATCACTTTACTTTGGTGGGCAGTGGAAAATTCGAACATCCTGAGCGCAAACAGTTGGTGGCGCAGACCAGTTTGTATGAGCATACGGAAGGGGAATCTAGCGAGAAGGCCCACGGGAGCGAAAATTATCAGAATGTTCGCGATCAGATTATTACCGAGGTCAGTGATATCGGCGTCGACGGCAAAGTCAAAATGCGCACACGTGTAGCCTTGGGCGGGTTGGAAGTGCTTAGGTTGCGCACGGCTTCATTGAAACTAGAAAGTTCCATGTGCTCCGTGGAGGTGGAACTGGTGATTTTGCAAGTGGCGGGCAACAAATTGTCAGTGGCTGGTAGTTATATGTTTCAGAATAAATACACCTCGGTAATGCGTGGGGAAATAAGCTTTTACGTTGAGGCGACCTGGGAAAGTGCGATGTTGGTGAACAGGGACGGCTCTCAGTTCATCAAGAGCATCGAACCGGGAAAAACTGTGCGTGGCGATATCGACGGTTATTTAAAGTCTTCGCAAGGAGAGATGAATGATTTTGGGTTCTTTTCCTCGTCACCAAGAGTGACGACAACGGGGTGGCTTGGAAATCCACCGACGAGCTTCCCCGAGATTTCTAAATATGCGCAAGTTTCCATAAGGAACGAAGCCAATGGCCAAACGCTGTATAGCGATGAAGTAAAACTACCTGCCGACATTGTTACCTTTGAAAACTCCCTTCCCATGAGGAAAAATCTTTCTGATGAGCTGCTCGAATCGTATTACGTCGTAGAGTTGAGAGTTTACCGTAATGATGACGTGCAGGAGGGCAGCGCTGCAAAACGCATCACGGTGAAACCTGGTGGAGTAAAAATCAAGAATCTCGGCGGAAACTACGGCATTCCTCCCCATGTCGCCAGTAAACCCGATTCCAACATCGGAACCGCGGAATACCTGGAGTTCATCGGGTCGCAGATCGAAAAATTCGACACCGCTGACCGCAAACCTATTCGCATGAACACGCTGTTCGTGCCGGCACTGATCAACAAAGGCAATCAAGGCCTGGAGCATTTGCTGCAATGGAGCGTGCAGGAATTGCCCGAGCCGCCGATGGGTTCGGAAACCGCCATCGGAAAAATGGATTTCAACGGTGCCAACGGCCTGTATTTCTGGGAATTGTTTTTCCATCTCCCGTTTCTGGCCAGCTATCGCCTGAATCTGGAACAGAACCACGCCGCTTCGGAACGTTGGCTGAAGTTTGTTTTCGACCCCGCTCAAAAAGACAGAAAAGGCACCAAGCCGCCATTTTGGAATGTGCGTCCACTGTTGGCGGACACCGAAGAAGGCGCGGCTGAGGGGGTTGCCGCCAGCGAAGGCCGTCTGGTCGATCTGGTTCTGGCGGCGGATGATCCGGATACTGTCGCGGCGGCGTATCCAATTCATTATCGCAAGGCGATTTTTCTGCTGTTCGTGCGCAATATGATCGATCGCGGCGACCTGGCCTATCGGCAGCTGACGCCGGACAGTGTCAACGAAGCCCGCCAGTGGTATATCCGCGCCTCCGATGCGCTGGGTCCAACGCCGGAAACCACGCAAGTCAGCGACTGGACGCCGATTGCACTGTCCGATCTGGCTTCGGCAACGAACAGCGAGTTACGCAGTTGGTCTGAGCAACTCGGGCAGTCTATCGTCAGCGTGCCGCTGTCCACACCGGCGCGGATTCCCCATGAAACCTCCGCGCGCATGCGCGCCAGAAGCAGTGAAGTTCACTCCCATTACCGGGGCCGGTCCAACAGTCGGGTTTTCAATCAGCGTCATGGCGTGGCGGGGCAGCGCACCGTCATTCCGCGCGAACCGAATCCGCATTTCCGCCCGGCCTTGAACGAGGCGCTGACCGAATCCTGGGGCCGAGTCGCCACACGCCTGTACAACCTGCGTCATAGCCTGACCATCGACGGCAAACCGATGGTGCTGCCATTGTTCGCGCCGCCCATGGACCCGAAGGCTTTGTTGGCGAGTCGCAACCAATCCGGCGCCGGCGGCAGGGCGGCCGGGGGCGGCGGTGTCACGGCGGTGCCCCCGGTGCGTTTCGCCGTGGTGTTGAGTCTGGCCAATCGTGGCGTGGATACCTTGATTCAATTCGGCAGCAGCGTGCTGAGTTATATCGAGCGCAAGGAGCAGGCCGAACAAACGGAGCTGCAGCAGACCCAGCTGTGGGAAATGTCCGACTTTATTCTGAAAGCGCACGATCTCAATATCGAAGCGGCCAGGCACAGCATCGAGGTGCTGAAAAAAAGTCGCGAGTTGATTGTCGAGCGTCAGCAGCATTACACGAGGTTGTACAACGAGAATATCTCGGCCACGGAAAACGCGGCGCAAAGCCTGCTGACGGAGGCGAAAGTGCTGCAAACCGCGGGCTCGGTCAGCAGCGCGCTCGCGCCCGCGCTGCGTATGGTGCCCAACGCTTATGCCTTTGGCGCGGGCGCCATCGGCGGCATGGCGTGTGGTGCGGAGGCGTCCGGTGGAGCCGGCGGCAGCGATTGGGGCGGCATTCCCGCTGGTATCGGCATCACCTTGACCACCCTGGGCCAAGTCGCGGAAATTTCCGCGAGCTCGTCGCTGGTCACTGAGGATTACCGGCGGCGCCGGCAGGAGTGGGAGTTGCAGCGCAATCTGGCCACGCTGGAACTGGCGCAGCTGGATGAGCAAATGATCGATTTGCAATTGGCGGAGCAAAGCGCGAAGCAAAATCGCGTGCAGGTGGAACAGGAGCAAATTCGACAAAAGGCGATGCTGACGTTTCTCACCTCACGTTTTGCCGGCGTGTCCCTGTATCAGTGGATGTTGAGTCAGATGTCCGCGCTGTATTTCCAGGCCTATGACTGTGTGCTCAGCCTGTGTCTCTCTGCGGATGCGGCCTGGCAGTATGAAACGGGCGATTACGCCAGCCGCTTCGTGCAGCCCGGCGGTTGGAACGACACCTGGCGCGGCATGCTGGTGGGCGAAAACCTCAAGCTGAATCTGATGAAAATGGAAGCGGCTTATATCGCCAACTCGGAACGCGAACTGGAGATCACCAAAACGGTTTCGCTGAAACGCCTGCTGGGCGAAACCGAGTGGCAGACGGTGCTGGACAATCTCCAGAAAACCAGCGCCATGCGCCGGCGCGGTAAATCCGCGGATAACGGCAAGGACGGCAAGATTATTTTTTCGCTGAATGAACGTCTGTTCAACGAGGATTATCCCGGCCACTACCTGCGCCGGATCAAATCGATGAGCATTTCTCTGCCGGCGCTGGTCGGGCCGTATCAGGATGTGCGTGCGATGCTGACGCAAACTTCCAGTTACCTGATCATCGGTCCCAGTCTCGAAGCGGTGGAATCAATGATGACCCCGGACGCGACACCCACCGAGCAGGTCAAGCTCAGTCTCAGGCCGGGGCAGCAAATCGCGCTGTCCACCGGTATCGACGACAACGGCATGTTCGTGCTGAATTTCTCCGACGAGCGTTTTCTGCCGTTCGAATACACCGGCGCGGTGTCCTCCTGGGAGCTGGAATTCCCGCGCGTTTTCGACGAGGCGCAGCAGGCCATGCTCGCCAGCCTCAACGATGTGATCGTGCATGTGCGTTACACCGCGCGTTATGGTGGCGATGAGTTCAAGAAAGGTGTGAGTGGGCTGCTGGGTGATCCTTCGTAA